The following coding sequences lie in one Pectobacterium sp. A5351 genomic window:
- the nrdI gene encoding class Ib ribonucleoside-diphosphate reductase assembly flavoprotein NrdI → MNPLVYFSSQSENTHRFISRVGLPALRIPIATEQPALKVDRPYILVVPSYGGGSTKGAVPRQVITFLNDPHNRAYLRGVIAAGNTNFGAAYCIAGDIIAQKCQVPYLYRLELLGTAEDVANVRKGVTEFWQQQTT, encoded by the coding sequence ATGAACCCGCTGGTCTATTTCTCCAGCCAGTCGGAAAACACACATCGCTTCATTTCCAGGGTGGGCTTACCCGCCCTGAGAATCCCGATAGCGACAGAGCAGCCTGCATTGAAAGTTGATCGCCCCTATATTCTGGTTGTCCCCAGCTACGGCGGAGGCAGCACGAAAGGGGCTGTGCCGCGTCAGGTCATCACCTTTCTCAACGATCCGCACAATCGCGCTTACCTGCGCGGCGTGATTGCCGCAGGCAATACCAATTTCGGTGCAGCGTACTGCATCGCTGGCGACATCATTGCGCAGAAATGTCAGGTGCCCTACCTGTACCGCCTTGAATTGCTCGGCACGGCAGAAGACGTTGCAAACGTGCGTAAGGGAGTAACTGAATTTTGGCAACAACAGACCACGTGA
- the nrdH gene encoding glutaredoxin-like protein NrdH encodes MRITIFTKPDCVQCNATCRALDKQGIHYQLVDLTEDEQALQQVRALGYQQVPVVMTADDHWSGFRPDKISTLNAALQLQ; translated from the coding sequence ATGCGTATTACTATTTTCACTAAGCCAGATTGTGTTCAATGCAACGCCACATGTCGTGCGCTGGATAAGCAAGGAATTCACTATCAACTGGTGGACTTAACTGAAGATGAACAGGCGTTGCAGCAGGTAAGAGCGTTGGGCTATCAGCAGGTGCCCGTCGTGATGACGGCCGACGATCATTGGAGCGGCTTCCGCCCGGATAAGATCAGTACTCTGAACGCCGCCCTGCAATTGCAGTAA
- the speD gene encoding adenosylmethionine decarboxylase, with the protein MHKLKLHGFNNLTKSLSFCIYDICYTKTADDRDGYIAYIDEQYNANRLTEILTETCSIIGANVLNIARQDYEPQGASVTILVSEEPIDPRDVDTSEHPGPLPHSVVAHLDKSHICVHTYPESHPEGGLCTFRADIEVSTCGVISPLKALNYLIHQLESDIVTIDYRVRGFTRDVNGIKHFIDHQINSVQNFMSEDMKALYHMMDVNVYQENIFHTKMLLKDFDLKHYLFNVSPEELSAAERKRITDLLYHEMQEIYYGRNLPVM; encoded by the coding sequence TTGCACAAGCTGAAACTACACGGCTTTAACAACCTGACGAAAAGCCTGAGTTTTTGTATCTACGATATCTGTTACACCAAAACGGCCGACGATCGTGACGGTTATATCGCCTATATCGACGAGCAATATAACGCTAACCGTTTAACAGAAATCCTCACTGAAACCTGCTCAATTATCGGTGCCAATGTCCTTAACATCGCACGTCAGGACTATGAACCACAAGGTGCCAGCGTGACCATTCTGGTCAGCGAAGAACCCATCGATCCGCGAGATGTCGATACCTCAGAACACCCAGGGCCGCTGCCCCATTCCGTCGTCGCGCATCTGGATAAAAGCCATATCTGTGTTCATACCTATCCAGAAAGCCACCCGGAAGGCGGGCTTTGTACCTTCCGCGCGGACATCGAAGTGTCTACCTGTGGCGTGATTTCACCGCTGAAGGCGCTGAACTACCTCATCCACCAGCTTGAATCCGATATTGTGACCATCGACTACCGCGTGCGGGGATTTACCCGTGATGTCAACGGCATAAAGCATTTCATCGATCACCAGATCAATTCGGTTCAGAACTTCATGTCCGAGGACATGAAAGCGCTCTATCACATGATGGACGTGAACGTGTATCAGGAAAATATCTTCCATACCAAGATGCTATTGAAAGACTTCGACCTGAAACACTATCTGTTCAACGTCAGCCCTGAAGAACTCAGCGCTGCTGAACGGAAAAGAATCACCGATCTGCTGTATCACGAAATGCAGGAAATCTATTACGGTAGAAACCTGCCGGTAATGTAA
- the speE gene encoding polyamine aminopropyltransferase translates to MSQKEIWYETLHANFGQYFSVDRVLYHEKTDHQDLIIFENDALGRVMALDGVVQTTERDEFIYHEMLTHVPLLSHGNAKRVLIIGGGDGGMLREVSRHRGVEHITMVEIDAGVMEFCRQYLPNHSAGSYDDPRFTLVIDDGVNFVRQCSEKFDVIISDCTDPIGPGESLFTSDFYQGCARCLNEGGIFVAQNGVCFLQQDEAVGSHKKLSHYFSEVSFYQAAIPTYYGGIMTFAWASNNPALRQIDAATLRQRFAQSGITCRYYTPDVHIGSFALPQYLLNALQNAQ, encoded by the coding sequence ATGTCCCAGAAAGAAATTTGGTATGAAACCCTACATGCCAACTTTGGCCAGTATTTTTCGGTTGATCGTGTGCTGTATCACGAGAAGACCGATCATCAAGATCTCATCATCTTTGAAAACGACGCATTAGGCCGCGTGATGGCGCTTGACGGCGTGGTGCAAACCACCGAGCGCGATGAATTCATCTATCACGAAATGCTCACCCACGTTCCTCTTCTGTCACACGGCAACGCTAAACGCGTCCTGATTATCGGTGGTGGCGATGGCGGCATGCTGCGAGAAGTCAGCCGGCACCGCGGCGTCGAACATATCACGATGGTGGAGATCGATGCGGGCGTGATGGAATTCTGCCGCCAGTACTTGCCCAATCACAGCGCTGGTAGCTATGACGACCCGCGTTTTACTCTGGTGATTGATGACGGCGTTAATTTCGTCCGACAGTGCAGTGAAAAGTTTGACGTCATTATTTCCGATTGCACCGACCCCATCGGCCCCGGCGAAAGCCTGTTCACTTCCGATTTCTATCAGGGCTGCGCCCGCTGCCTGAACGAAGGCGGGATTTTCGTTGCGCAGAATGGCGTGTGTTTCCTGCAACAGGATGAAGCCGTCGGTAGCCATAAAAAACTCAGTCACTATTTCAGTGAGGTCAGTTTTTATCAGGCGGCGATCCCGACTTATTACGGCGGTATTATGACGTTCGCCTGGGCCAGCAATAACCCGGCATTGCGCCAGATAGACGCCGCCACGCTGCGCCAGCGCTTTGCGCAATCAGGGATTACCTGTCGCTATTACACGCCTGATGTTCACATCGGCAGTTTTGCTCTGCCACAGTACCTGCTGAACGCGCTACAGAATGCGCAATAA
- a CDS encoding YacC family pilotin-like protein, protein MKNSVLALLLLSLMSFSSASKALNEFEAEDLADLTAIFVYLKNHCGYQDLPNEQIRRTLVAFAQQNRWDLSNYSAYDMTAMGEDSYRDLSKIAIPTPKKCQSLARNSLGLLSYAQ, encoded by the coding sequence ATGAAAAACTCTGTGCTGGCTCTGCTCCTGCTAAGCCTGATGAGCTTCTCTTCCGCCAGCAAGGCGCTGAATGAATTTGAAGCGGAAGATCTGGCCGATCTGACCGCGATCTTTGTTTATCTGAAAAACCACTGTGGCTATCAAGATCTGCCGAATGAACAGATTCGTCGGACACTGGTTGCCTTTGCTCAGCAAAACCGCTGGGATCTCAGCAATTACAGCGCTTACGACATGACGGCGATGGGTGAAGACAGCTATCGCGACCTGAGTAAAATCGCTATCCCGACCCCGAAAAAATGCCAGTCTCTGGCACGTAATTCGCTCGGTTTACTTTCCTACGCGCAGTAA
- a CDS encoding ABC transporter permease — translation MTPPSGSVINNNDLIQYSFYSMISGVWRVSSWWLAGLLLLPLATVFYQAFFADGLGFAQLWQIGLPTYLIHSAVIVLGTLFFSLLFGLPSAWFIAMYRFPGHRVLQWALCLPLAMPAFLLAYLYTDVLRHFSLLLQEGGLLTVSSWVTSHAAGLPVSLGCVSLVLALVLYPYIYLLVREALVKQPASLIHSARLLNQTRTQVFRRLCLPLALPAIACGGALVVVETLGDYGAASYLDIPTMTTQVLDIWQKQGDIGAAARLGVLILPAIFFLMFLVNLWRRKQKIYQAQANASQMVPPVLSGWRSRVVRGYCWAIVCLSFLFPVVYLLFLALRHMMSMWDMAFLQAVMNSLLASATATVIITLMSLSFIFYTRTAGVFANQTPVRLVSLSFALPGAVLAVGLFTLLSLVDGGINLFARTAGLPTADALLAGSLFILILAYSVKFGRLMLDSLERSMEAIPRSLDSASLVLGASPLNRWSRVHIPLLRRSLFIGALLIFTESMKELNVSLLLRPFGIDTLATYVFRFTADEQIASFAFPALVLVAVGLIPVFWLNRALNIKG, via the coding sequence ATGACGCCGCCGTCAGGCTCTGTTATTAATAACAACGATCTCATCCAATACAGTTTTTATTCTATGATCTCCGGTGTCTGGCGCGTCAGTAGTTGGTGGTTGGCGGGACTGTTGCTGCTTCCTTTAGCAACGGTTTTCTATCAGGCTTTTTTCGCCGACGGGCTGGGATTTGCCCAACTGTGGCAAATCGGGTTGCCCACCTACCTGATACATTCAGCGGTTATCGTACTGGGTACGCTTTTCTTCAGTTTACTGTTTGGATTGCCTTCAGCCTGGTTTATCGCCATGTACCGCTTTCCCGGCCATCGTGTGTTGCAATGGGCGCTTTGCCTGCCGCTCGCGATGCCCGCATTCCTGCTTGCCTATCTTTATACCGATGTATTACGGCATTTTTCGCTGTTGTTACAAGAAGGTGGACTGCTGACAGTCTCATCATGGGTAACATCACACGCTGCTGGGCTACCCGTTTCGCTGGGTTGCGTAAGTCTGGTGCTGGCGCTGGTGTTGTATCCCTACATTTACCTGTTAGTGCGTGAAGCGCTGGTAAAACAGCCTGCGAGTCTCATCCATTCTGCTCGTTTGCTCAATCAGACGCGCACTCAGGTATTCCGCCGCTTATGCTTGCCGCTTGCGCTGCCTGCGATTGCCTGCGGTGGCGCGCTAGTGGTTGTCGAGACGCTGGGGGATTATGGCGCGGCGTCTTACCTTGATATTCCCACCATGACGACACAGGTGCTGGATATCTGGCAGAAGCAGGGCGATATCGGTGCGGCAGCACGCCTTGGTGTATTGATCTTGCCTGCGATCTTCTTCTTGATGTTTCTGGTTAACCTCTGGCGTCGTAAGCAGAAAATTTATCAGGCTCAAGCGAATGCTTCCCAGATGGTTCCGCCTGTGCTGAGCGGGTGGCGCAGCAGGGTGGTGCGTGGCTACTGCTGGGCAATCGTCTGTCTGTCGTTCCTGTTCCCAGTGGTGTATCTGTTATTTCTGGCTCTCCGGCACATGATGTCCATGTGGGATATGGCGTTCCTCCAGGCGGTAATGAATAGCCTGTTGGCGTCTGCCACCGCGACAGTCATCATTACGCTGATGTCGCTGTCGTTTATTTTCTACACGCGTACGGCTGGGGTATTTGCCAATCAGACGCCGGTTCGGCTGGTCAGCCTGAGTTTTGCCTTGCCCGGCGCAGTACTGGCTGTCGGGCTGTTTACGTTGCTATCGCTGGTGGATGGCGGGATTAACCTGTTTGCCCGCACGGCGGGGTTGCCTACTGCCGATGCCTTGCTAGCGGGATCGCTGTTTATTCTCATCCTCGCCTATAGCGTTAAATTCGGGCGTCTGATGCTGGACAGCCTTGAGCGCAGCATGGAAGCCATTCCGCGCTCGCTGGACAGTGCGAGCCTTGTATTGGGAGCTTCTCCCCTCAACCGCTGGTCACGCGTGCATATTCCTCTGTTGCGCCGCAGCCTGTTTATCGGGGCGCTGCTGATTTTCACGGAAAGCATGAAAGAGCTGAATGTTTCGCTGCTGCTGCGTCCTTTCGGGATTGATACGTTAGCAACCTATGTTTTCCGCTTTACGGCGGATGAGCAGATTGCGTCATTTGCCTTTCCTGCGCTGGTGCTGGTGGCGGTGGGGCTAATCCCTGTTTTCTGGCTGAATCGCGCACTGAATATAAAAGGATAA
- a CDS encoding ABC transporter ATP-binding protein has protein sequence MAASIDILSVQAVSCTLQQSPVLENISFTVRDDETICLLGKNGCGKTALLQVIAGLLPITQGKVLLEGEPVSSPQAYVLPELRQVGLIFQDYALFPHLTVEGNIAFGLYGRPESEVKPICVEMLALLQLDEVAARYPHELSNEQQQRLAIARALACEPKLLLLDEPFPGLDSQTRYRLITELRQVLKQRHVAAVFATHSREEAFACADHLILLDEGKIMQQGYPSELYHRPNSRFVADFMGNTNYLPVKIMSDHQWQSPLGDHHATHPLNQPIDSQCDWMVRPADVALALDPDGPASIEDRLFMGTSNLYRVKLGELMLLVQTGNWFEPGQQIRLSIKTDPPVLYPALPAASGPADGPEKQ, from the coding sequence ATGGCCGCGTCGATAGATATTCTGAGCGTTCAGGCGGTAAGTTGTACGTTGCAGCAGTCTCCCGTGCTGGAGAATATTTCATTTACCGTGCGTGACGATGAGACGATCTGCCTGCTGGGTAAAAACGGCTGCGGCAAAACGGCGCTATTACAGGTGATAGCGGGCCTGCTGCCGATTACTCAGGGTAAGGTCTTGTTGGAAGGAGAGCCCGTCAGCTCGCCGCAAGCGTATGTTTTGCCTGAGCTGCGCCAGGTTGGCCTGATTTTTCAGGACTATGCGCTTTTTCCGCATCTGACGGTGGAAGGCAACATTGCGTTTGGGTTATATGGCCGCCCTGAAAGCGAGGTAAAGCCAATCTGTGTGGAGATGCTGGCGCTTTTACAACTGGATGAGGTTGCCGCGCGTTATCCACACGAACTATCGAATGAACAGCAACAGCGTTTGGCGATTGCCCGCGCGTTGGCCTGTGAGCCGAAATTGCTGTTGCTGGATGAGCCATTTCCCGGACTGGACAGCCAAACTCGCTATCGCCTGATCACCGAATTGCGGCAGGTTCTCAAACAGCGTCATGTCGCGGCGGTTTTCGCTACGCACAGCCGAGAGGAAGCCTTTGCCTGCGCTGACCACTTGATTCTGCTGGATGAAGGGAAAATTATGCAGCAGGGCTATCCCTCTGAGCTGTACCATCGTCCGAATAGCCGCTTTGTGGCTGATTTCATGGGGAATACGAACTATTTGCCCGTGAAAATTATGAGCGACCACCAATGGCAAAGCCCATTGGGCGATCACCATGCGACACATCCACTCAATCAACCGATTGATTCACAGTGTGACTGGATGGTACGACCGGCAGACGTGGCGCTGGCACTCGATCCCGATGGCCCGGCGTCGATCGAAGATCGGCTGTTTATGGGCACATCAAACTTGTATCGGGTGAAGTTGGGAGAACTGATGCTGCTGGTGCAGACGGGCAACTGGTTTGAACCAGGGCAGCAGATACGGTTAAGCATTAAGACGGATCCACCAGTCTTGTATCCTGCTTTACCCGCCGCCAGCGGTCCGGCTGACGGCCCTGAAAAGCAATAA
- a CDS encoding GNAT family N-acetyltransferase: MSTPSVDVCYKVNAPLSSQQFVELLAKTSLGPRRPLDDETAIAGMLKHANLLVSAWQGETLVGIARSVTDFHFCCYLSDLAVSEDFQHAGIGKKLIQQTAQQLEKGCKIILLAAPLAVDYYPKLGFEKHNSTWLMPAAELREA, encoded by the coding sequence ATGAGCACACCATCTGTGGATGTTTGCTACAAAGTGAACGCCCCGCTTTCCAGCCAGCAGTTCGTTGAGCTGTTGGCGAAAACCTCGTTGGGGCCACGTCGCCCATTGGATGATGAGACAGCGATTGCAGGTATGCTGAAGCATGCCAATCTGCTGGTTTCCGCCTGGCAAGGTGAAACGTTGGTGGGAATTGCGCGCAGCGTGACAGACTTTCATTTTTGCTGCTATTTGTCCGATCTGGCAGTGTCAGAGGACTTTCAGCATGCGGGAATAGGCAAAAAGCTGATTCAACAAACCGCCCAGCAGCTTGAAAAAGGCTGCAAAATCATTTTGCTGGCCGCGCCGCTGGCGGTGGATTACTACCCGAAATTAGGGTTTGAAAAGCACAATAGCACGTGGCTCATGCCAGCGGCAGAGCTGCGCGAGGCGTAA
- the hpt gene encoding hypoxanthine phosphoribosyltransferase: protein MKHTVEVMISEQEVMARVTELGQQISEHYRDSGSDMVLVGLLRGSFIFMADLCRAIDVPHEVDFMTASSYGSGMNSTRDVKILKDLDEDIRGKDVLIVEDIIDSGNTLSKVREILQLREPKSLAICTLLDKPERREVAVKVEWVGFSIPDEFVVGYGIDYAQHYRHLPYVGKVVPQE, encoded by the coding sequence ATGAAACATACCGTGGAAGTCATGATTTCTGAGCAGGAAGTGATGGCGCGGGTTACCGAACTGGGGCAACAGATCAGCGAACACTACCGTGATAGCGGCAGCGATATGGTGCTGGTGGGGCTATTACGCGGATCGTTTATCTTTATGGCTGATTTATGCCGGGCGATCGACGTTCCTCACGAAGTGGATTTCATGACGGCATCCAGCTATGGCAGCGGTATGAACAGTACGCGCGATGTGAAGATCCTGAAAGATCTGGATGAGGATATTCGCGGTAAAGACGTGCTGATCGTTGAAGACATCATCGATTCAGGTAATACGCTGAGCAAAGTGCGGGAAATTCTGCAACTGCGTGAGCCGAAATCGCTGGCTATCTGTACGCTGCTGGACAAACCGGAGCGCCGTGAAGTGGCGGTTAAAGTCGAGTGGGTTGGGTTCTCGATCCCTGATGAGTTCGTCGTGGGTTACGGCATCGACTATGCCCAGCACTATCGCCACTTACCTTACGTCGGCAAGGTTGTTCCGCAGGAATAA
- the can gene encoding carbonate dehydratase, with protein sequence MKEIETLIANNQLWSKTMVEEDPGYFERLAQAQRPRFLWIGCSDSRVPAESLTSLEPGELFVHRNVANLVIHTDLNCLSVVQYAVEVLEVEHIIICGHYGCGGVQAAVENPELGLINNWLLHIRDLWYKHSSLLGELPPEQRLNTLCEINVVEQVYNLGHSTIMQSAWKRGQKVTIHGWVYGIQDGRLRDLEVTATNRETLEQRYRRAISSLP encoded by the coding sequence ATGAAAGAAATTGAAACGCTCATCGCGAACAACCAGCTTTGGTCTAAAACGATGGTGGAAGAGGATCCTGGCTACTTTGAACGTCTGGCGCAGGCACAACGTCCCCGTTTTCTATGGATTGGATGCTCGGACAGTCGCGTACCTGCGGAAAGTCTGACTAGCCTTGAGCCTGGTGAACTGTTTGTTCACCGCAATGTCGCCAATCTGGTTATTCACACCGACCTCAACTGCCTGTCTGTCGTGCAATATGCCGTCGAAGTTCTCGAAGTCGAACACATCATCATCTGCGGCCACTACGGCTGCGGCGGTGTTCAGGCTGCGGTGGAAAACCCGGAACTGGGTTTGATTAACAACTGGCTGCTGCATATCCGTGATTTGTGGTACAAGCATAGTTCTCTGCTGGGGGAATTACCTCCCGAACAGCGTCTGAACACGCTTTGTGAAATCAATGTTGTCGAGCAGGTGTATAACCTCGGCCACTCCACCATCATGCAGTCCGCATGGAAGCGTGGCCAGAAAGTTACGATCCACGGTTGGGTGTACGGCATTCAGGATGGCCGTCTGCGCGATCTGGAAGTGACGGCGACCAACCGGGAGACGCTGGAACAGCGTTATCGCCGCGCGATTTCCTCCCTGCCTTGA
- a CDS encoding ABC transporter ATP-binding protein encodes MTYALELAQLTKTYPGGVKALRGIDLNVEAGDFYALLGPNGAGKSTTIGIISSLVNKTAGKVRVFGYDLELDKVNAKRQLGLVPQEFNFNPFETVLQIVVNQAGYYGVKRQDALQRAEKYLKQLDLWEKRSEKAMMLSGGMKRRLMIARALMHEPKLLILDEPTAGVDIELRRSMWGFLKALNAQGTTIILTTHYLEEAEMLCRNIGIIQRGDLVENTSMKQLLGKLKSETFIFDLAAKSPLPQLEGYTFRLTDTSTLEVDVMREQGLNALFSQLNAQGITILSMRNKANRLEELFVTLVNGTSSKGEKA; translated from the coding sequence ATGACATATGCACTGGAACTGGCGCAATTAACCAAAACCTATCCGGGAGGCGTCAAAGCGTTACGGGGGATCGACCTGAACGTGGAAGCGGGGGATTTCTACGCGCTGCTGGGGCCGAATGGCGCGGGAAAATCCACGACGATTGGGATTATCAGCTCGCTGGTGAACAAAACCGCCGGCAAAGTTCGCGTCTTCGGCTATGACCTTGAGCTGGATAAAGTGAATGCGAAACGCCAACTGGGGCTGGTTCCACAGGAATTTAACTTCAACCCCTTCGAAACAGTATTACAGATTGTGGTTAACCAGGCGGGCTACTATGGCGTGAAACGTCAGGATGCCTTGCAGCGTGCGGAAAAATACCTGAAACAGCTAGACCTATGGGAGAAACGCAGCGAAAAGGCGATGATGTTGTCCGGCGGGATGAAGCGTCGCCTGATGATTGCGCGTGCGCTAATGCATGAGCCTAAGTTGCTGATTCTTGATGAACCGACGGCGGGCGTGGATATTGAATTACGTCGTTCCATGTGGGGGTTTTTGAAAGCGCTGAACGCGCAGGGCACCACGATTATCCTGACGACGCACTATCTTGAAGAAGCGGAAATGCTGTGCCGCAACATTGGGATCATCCAGCGGGGAGATCTGGTGGAAAATACCTCGATGAAGCAGCTACTTGGCAAGCTGAAGTCAGAAACGTTTATTTTCGATCTGGCGGCGAAAAGCCCGCTGCCGCAGTTGGAAGGCTACACCTTCCGTCTGACGGACACGTCAACGCTGGAAGTCGATGTCATGCGTGAGCAAGGTCTGAATGCGTTATTCAGTCAGCTCAACGCACAGGGGATAACGATATTGAGTATGCGTAATAAAGCGAACCGGTTGGAAGAGCTGTTTGTCACGCTGGTGAATGGGACAAGCAGTAAGGGAGAAAAGGCATGA
- a CDS encoding ABC transporter permease, which translates to MMHLYWVALQSIWVKEVTRFGRIWIQTLVPPVITMTLYFIIFGNLIGSRIGEMHGFTYMQFIVPGLIMMAVITNAYANVASSFFSAKFQRNIEELLVAPVPTHVVIAGYVGGGIARGLCVGILVTAVSLFFVPLHVHAWWVIVLTLLLTAMLFSLAGLLNAVFAKTFDDISLIPTFVLTPLTYLGGVFYSLTLLPPFWQAVSKLNPVVYMISGFRYGFLGIQDVPLLFTMSVLIAFIVVFYLLVWWLIERGRGLRT; encoded by the coding sequence ATGATGCATTTGTATTGGGTGGCGCTACAGAGTATCTGGGTAAAAGAAGTCACTCGATTTGGGCGGATCTGGATTCAGACGCTAGTGCCGCCAGTGATCACCATGACGCTGTATTTTATTATTTTCGGTAACCTGATTGGCTCGCGTATCGGTGAAATGCACGGGTTTACCTACATGCAGTTTATCGTGCCGGGGTTGATCATGATGGCGGTGATCACCAACGCGTATGCCAACGTGGCCTCTTCCTTTTTCAGCGCCAAGTTTCAGCGCAATATTGAAGAGCTGCTGGTTGCGCCCGTGCCGACCCATGTGGTTATCGCGGGTTATGTTGGCGGTGGTATCGCACGCGGCCTGTGCGTGGGCATTCTGGTGACGGCGGTGTCGCTGTTCTTCGTTCCGCTGCATGTTCATGCCTGGTGGGTGATTGTTCTGACGCTATTGCTGACGGCGATGTTGTTCTCACTGGCAGGCTTATTGAATGCGGTATTTGCGAAAACCTTTGATGATATCAGTCTGATTCCGACGTTTGTGTTAACGCCGTTGACCTATCTGGGCGGGGTATTTTATTCGCTGACGCTGCTGCCGCCGTTCTGGCAGGCGGTATCTAAACTGAACCCGGTGGTATACATGATCAGTGGCTTCCGCTACGGTTTTCTCGGGATTCAGGACGTGCCGCTGCTGTTTACGATGTCGGTGCTGATTGCCTTTATCGTGGTATTTTATTTGCTGGTCTGGTGGCTGATTGAACGCGGACGCGGGCTGCGGACGTAG
- the panD gene encoding aspartate 1-decarboxylase, with product MIRTMLQGKLHRVKVTQADLHYEGSCAIDQDFMDAAGILEYEAIDIYNVDNGQRFSTYAIAGERGSRIISVNGAAARLACVGDKLIICSYVQMSDEQARSHSPKVAYFSGDNELQRQAKAIPVQVA from the coding sequence ATGATACGTACCATGCTGCAAGGCAAGCTGCACCGGGTCAAAGTGACTCAGGCTGACTTGCATTATGAAGGCTCTTGCGCCATCGATCAGGATTTTATGGATGCCGCTGGCATTCTGGAATACGAAGCGATTGATATCTACAACGTTGATAACGGTCAGCGTTTCTCTACCTACGCGATTGCGGGCGAAAGGGGTTCACGCATTATCTCCGTGAACGGTGCTGCTGCTCGCCTTGCCTGCGTCGGCGACAAACTGATTATCTGTTCCTACGTGCAAATGTCCGACGAGCAGGCCAGAAGCCACAGCCCCAAGGTTGCCTATTTCTCTGGCGATAACGAGCTGCAACGTCAGGCCAAAGCGATTCCGGTTCAGGTTGCCTGA
- the panC gene encoding pantoate--beta-alanine ligase — protein MLIIETPLLLRREVRRWRQEGKRIALVPTMGNLHDGHMTLVDEARARADIVIVSVFVNPMQFERPDDLARYPRTLQEDCEKLNRRGTDLVFAPSPDVIYPNGLESQTFVDVPGLSSMLEGASRPGHFRGVATIVSKLFNLVQPDVACFGEKDYQQLALIRQLVRDMGYDIDIIGVPIARAKDGLALSSRNGYLSAEERQLAPTLYQLMMALSAQLDNGDRQIDTLLEQTAEQLRAAGFTPDELFIRDADTLQPLNAASTRAVILMAAWLGKARLIDNHQVDLTV, from the coding sequence GTGTTAATAATCGAAACCCCTCTGCTGCTGCGCCGCGAAGTTCGCCGCTGGCGTCAGGAAGGGAAACGCATTGCTTTGGTTCCCACCATGGGTAACTTGCATGACGGGCACATGACGCTGGTCGATGAAGCCAGAGCTCGCGCCGACATCGTTATTGTCAGCGTTTTTGTCAATCCCATGCAGTTTGAGCGGCCAGATGATTTAGCCCGCTACCCCCGGACATTGCAGGAAGACTGCGAGAAATTGAATCGCCGCGGTACCGATCTGGTTTTCGCGCCGAGCCCGGATGTGATATACCCAAATGGGCTGGAGTCACAAACGTTTGTCGATGTGCCTGGCCTGTCTTCCATGTTGGAAGGTGCCAGCCGTCCCGGCCATTTCCGGGGCGTAGCCACCATTGTCAGTAAGCTGTTCAATCTGGTACAGCCAGATGTAGCCTGCTTTGGTGAGAAAGATTATCAGCAGCTAGCGCTGATTCGACAACTCGTCCGCGATATGGGCTATGACATTGATATCATTGGCGTCCCTATCGCACGTGCAAAAGATGGGCTGGCATTGAGTTCACGTAATGGCTACCTCAGTGCTGAAGAACGCCAGCTGGCACCAACACTTTATCAGCTGATGATGGCGCTTTCCGCACAATTGGACAACGGCGATCGTCAGATAGACACATTGCTGGAACAGACGGCAGAACAGTTGCGTGCAGCGGGCTTTACGCCTGATGAACTGTTTATCCGCGATGCTGATACACTACAACCGCTAAACGCGGCCAGCACGCGTGCAGTGATTTTGATGGCTGCCTGGTTAGGCAAGGCCAGATTGATTGATAACCACCAGGTCGATTTGACTGTATGA